Below is a genomic region from Rhodospirillum centenum SW.
TGTCCGGTCACCGCCGCCCGGGGACCGTCAGTTCCCGAACACGGCCATGCCGGTACCGAGCCGGTGCAGCACCAGCATGCCCAGAAGCGCCGTCCCGACCGACGCCGCCAGGGCCGCCGACCACAGGCCGATCCGGCGGGTCGCACCGGCATGGACCGGGGCGGCGGGCGCCAGTGGGGTCCGGTGGCGGGCATCGCGCACCCGGACAAGGAGCATTTCCGGAATCGGTTCGTCCAGCACGGGATCGTAGAGCGCGTGCAGCCCGTCGATCTGGGCGCGGTAGGCCACCGCCCGGGTCGCCATGTCCGGCAGCGAGGCCAGCCGGAGACCCAGCCGTGCCGCCGCCGACGGGGACAGCGCGCCATCAATCCAGGCGTTGAGGTCATCCTGGAGGCTGTCGGCACCGCCGGCGCCCCCCGCCACGATCTTCAGCCCGGGACCACGGCAGTCTTCCGGCGCGTCAGGCCGTCTCGCGTTCATGCACCGGCTCGTAGGCGGCGTCCGCACCGCCATCCATCAGGATGCGCAGAGCCCGCCGGCCCCGCGAGAGGCGTGACTTCACCGTCCCGATGGAGACCTGGAGGATGTCCGCCGCCTCGGCGTAGCTGATGCCTTCCAGCCCGATCAGCAGCACCACCTCGCGCTGTTCGGTCGGCAGCCGGTC
It encodes:
- a CDS encoding anti-sigma factor family protein gives rise to the protein MNARRPDAPEDCRGPGLKIVAGGAGGADSLQDDLNAWIDGALSPSAAARLGLRLASLPDMATRAVAYRAQIDGLHALYDPVLDEPIPEMLLVRVRDARHRTPLAPAAPVHAGATRRIGLWSAALAASVGTALLGMLVLHRLGTGMAVFGN